One window of the Sphaerochaeta associata genome contains the following:
- a CDS encoding heavy-metal-associated domain-containing protein codes for MKTTIMTEGMHCNGCETRMVNALSQIEDIKGAKADAKSGKVVIKHTHEATVDEAKRLIADIGFEVKA; via the coding sequence ATGAAAACTACTATTATGACTGAAGGGATGCATTGCAACGGTTGCGAGACAAGAATGGTCAATGCACTGAGTCAGATCGAGGATATCAAGGGCGCAAAGGCCGATGCAAAGAGCGGCAAGGTTGTGATCAAGCACACGCATGAAGCGACTGTCGATGAGGCCAAGCGCCTGATCGCCGACATAGGATTCGAGGTGAAAGCGTGA
- a CDS encoding metal-sensitive transcriptional regulator, whose amino-acid sequence MRVETKQKIDPRLARIEGQVKGIRNMVQQDRYCVDILLQLSAVISALKKVEDLVMENHLNTCVVDAMRSNDDQERDGKIKELMDVMSSFRRQ is encoded by the coding sequence ATGAGAGTTGAAACCAAACAAAAAATCGATCCCAGGCTTGCCAGGATCGAGGGTCAGGTGAAGGGAATTCGGAATATGGTGCAGCAGGACCGGTATTGTGTCGACATCCTTCTGCAACTGTCTGCGGTAATCTCCGCCTTGAAGAAGGTCGAGGACTTGGTTATGGAGAACCATCTCAACACCTGTGTTGTCGATGCAATGAGAAGCAATGATGATCAGGAACGGGATGGGAAGATCAAGGAATTGATGGATGTCATGTCCAGCTTCCGCAGGCAATAA
- a CDS encoding YegP family protein, which yields MPGKFVITKTPKGFYRFSLQAANYQTVLTSKNYSSLATCRDGVETIKKNALAPVEDQTLKNPETLKYPKYEVYFDSAGKYRYRLLASNGLNIAMAEDGYATKSGCMNGIDAISRAAVDATVDESALEQ from the coding sequence ATGCCTGGGAAATTTGTCATCACAAAAACACCGAAAGGATTTTATCGTTTCAGCTTGCAGGCTGCGAACTATCAGACTGTTCTCACCAGCAAGAACTACTCATCCCTTGCCACGTGCCGGGATGGAGTGGAAACCATCAAGAAGAATGCTCTAGCTCCAGTCGAGGACCAAACACTGAAGAATCCCGAAACCTTGAAGTACCCAAAGTATGAGGTCTATTTCGACAGTGCCGGAAAGTATCGCTATCGCCTGCTTGCCTCCAACGGCCTCAACATCGCCATGGCTGAAGATGGCTATGCCACCAAATCAGGGTGCATGAATGGCATCGATGCCATAAGCCGGGCGGCGGTCGATGCCACCGTGGATGAGAGTGCTCTCGAACAATAA
- a CDS encoding C-GCAxxG-C-C family (seleno)protein: protein MQSIEEHVHHLYWDLDINCARTTLMYLAQYFKIPLNDQTLQAAIGMHGGGGFGAQCGLVEGSLMFLAIYCASMGLSDALISKLCFSYAQAFISTFSSLECSVLRPGGFQRSDPPHLCEGLTVRAIAFTRDFIEDFSHATKPVD from the coding sequence ATGCAATCCATAGAAGAACATGTCCACCACCTTTATTGGGATCTTGACATCAATTGCGCCCGTACCACGCTGATGTACTTGGCTCAGTATTTCAAGATTCCTCTCAATGACCAAACCTTGCAAGCCGCCATCGGCATGCATGGCGGGGGAGGGTTTGGAGCCCAATGTGGTTTGGTGGAGGGCTCTCTTATGTTTCTGGCAATCTACTGTGCCAGCATGGGACTGTCGGATGCATTAATCAGCAAGCTGTGTTTTTCGTATGCCCAGGCGTTTATCTCTACGTTCTCATCGCTTGAGTGCAGCGTTCTAAGACCCGGTGGGTTTCAAAGAAGTGATCCTCCCCACCTTTGTGAAGGTCTGACGGTACGAGCAATTGCATTCACCCGTGACTTTATTGAGGATTTTTCCCATGCAACAAAGCCTGTTGACTGA
- a CDS encoding peroxiredoxin family protein, with the protein MKRLLILLVLSLLLATGCTTVAVQTNQTPFEVLTSSTVNREGVSVPIHADYILLYYAADWCPYCIEYADQLKQTYTQLKRLYGSSMELVFVGHVNDQSNDDLLSFLDQGSYPFAYLPYEKRAQSGVMELLGEHRFYIPGFLLLDGQGNILASSNGETKDDYVRDRPIYHLQSLLIQDCASCQK; encoded by the coding sequence ATGAAACGCCTGCTCATTCTGCTCGTTCTTTCTCTCTTGCTGGCAACCGGTTGTACCACCGTTGCCGTTCAAACCAATCAAACACCTTTTGAAGTGTTGACTAGCTCGACAGTGAACCGTGAGGGCGTGAGTGTTCCCATCCATGCCGACTACATCCTTTTGTATTATGCAGCCGACTGGTGCCCGTACTGCATCGAGTATGCCGACCAGCTCAAGCAAACCTACACCCAACTCAAGCGCCTGTACGGATCTTCGATGGAGCTTGTGTTTGTAGGCCATGTCAACGACCAGTCCAACGACGACCTGCTCTCTTTTCTCGACCAGGGATCCTATCCGTTTGCCTATCTGCCCTATGAAAAGCGGGCTCAGAGCGGGGTGATGGAGTTGCTGGGAGAGCACCGCTTTTATATACCGGGTTTTTTGCTGCTTGATGGACAGGGTAACATCCTTGCTTCCTCAAACGGCGAAACAAAGGACGACTATGTCAGAGACCGTCCGATTTATCACCTGCAAAGCCTTTTGATACAGGACTGCGCTTCGTGTCAGAAGTAA
- a CDS encoding FAD:protein FMN transferase, producing the protein MKYRKPTLQLLLAGIALILILGSCAKRPVEPQAQSFLMLGTVCKITIYDNPSEEAFKAAFARLREIEQKMTLHSETSEVASVNQRSGLEPVAVSADTFAVIQKAVEIAQASGGAFDPTIGPLVQAWDIGGDNPRRPSEEEIQALLPLVDYRQVVLDEQNRSVFLKQKGMVLDLGGIAKGYAADQAAEVLRSHGVKQAIVNLGGNVLVLGRKPDGNLWRIGVQDPEQDRGAYAIIVQLEDTSLVTSGPYERFLVLEGETYHHILDTKTGYPVDSDFTSASIITHSSLLADALSTSVYALGYEKGMALINSFEGVEAIFFTEDHLILQSEGVKQGTVAFTITNTAYRTQN; encoded by the coding sequence ATGAAATACCGCAAACCCACCCTACAATTGTTACTTGCAGGCATTGCCCTCATCCTTATACTCGGCTCATGTGCCAAGCGCCCTGTCGAGCCGCAGGCCCAAAGCTTTTTGATGCTCGGCACCGTTTGCAAGATAACCATCTATGACAATCCCTCTGAAGAAGCCTTCAAGGCTGCCTTTGCGAGGTTGAGAGAGATCGAGCAGAAGATGACGCTGCACTCTGAAACCAGTGAAGTTGCATCGGTCAACCAACGTTCTGGTCTTGAACCGGTTGCAGTCTCAGCCGATACCTTCGCCGTCATTCAAAAAGCTGTGGAGATTGCACAGGCGAGCGGCGGGGCCTTCGATCCCACCATCGGACCGTTGGTTCAGGCCTGGGATATCGGGGGGGACAACCCGAGGCGTCCTTCAGAAGAGGAAATCCAAGCTTTGCTGCCGCTTGTGGACTACCGTCAGGTTGTCCTGGACGAGCAGAATCGGTCGGTTTTTCTGAAGCAGAAGGGCATGGTCCTCGACCTTGGAGGCATTGCCAAAGGCTATGCTGCAGACCAAGCGGCAGAGGTCCTTCGATCGCATGGTGTGAAGCAAGCCATCGTCAATCTCGGAGGAAATGTCCTGGTGCTGGGACGTAAACCCGACGGAAACCTCTGGCGTATCGGGGTCCAGGACCCCGAGCAGGACAGAGGGGCCTACGCGATCATCGTGCAATTGGAAGACACCTCGCTGGTAACCAGCGGACCCTATGAACGATTTCTCGTTCTGGAAGGTGAGACATACCATCACATCCTCGATACAAAGACCGGATATCCAGTCGACTCGGACTTCACCAGCGCCAGCATCATCACCCACAGCTCCCTGCTTGCCGATGCACTTTCCACCAGTGTCTACGCCCTGGGATATGAGAAGGGCATGGCCCTGATAAACTCTTTTGAAGGGGTTGAAGCCATCTTCTTCACCGAGGACCACCTCATTCTGCAAAGTGAAGGTGTGAAACAGGGCACTGTTGCCTTTACCATCACCAATACAGCCTATCGAACCCAGAACTAG
- a CDS encoding heavy metal translocating P-type ATPase yields the protein MKEIQVGIGGMTCASCSSAVERTLNKLEGVDKAQVNLATETATIAFDESHLDLDVIKKAVQRIGYSVVETVDQKTKEEEKRRDLANLGHRLIISSILTVFLLVLAMGPMLGLTLPLSHLTNALLQLVFAAGTMIAGSAFFTKGFSTLVKREPNMDSLVAIGTTASFLYSFWGIFEILRGNHMAAHDHLYFEGVGTILTLVMLGRYLEHRSKGKTGDAIRKLMELAPAIATVLRDGRQVSIDASQVQVGDIVMVKPGEKLPVDGVVLSGFSAIDESLLTGESLPVEKSLGSEVYAATLNTTGVLQYRASKVGSDTALANIITLVQQAQGSKAPIARVADKISGVFVPIVMGISVLTLLAWLIAGTNIDIAILRAVSVLVIACPCSLGLATPIAIMVSSGKGARLGILFRHAAAIEQLKQVQTVMFDKTGTLTEGKPKVTDILAKDPTAVLGLAASIEQASEHPLSRAVVAKAKEEKLQLTDVQDFEALVGRGIQGKLENEVIRIGNIELMEDNAITIREEDKQAIADLSDQGKTPLLVAQGQRLIGIIAVADTLRKETKQAIAELKALGLKTIMLTGDNERTAKAIANEAGVDSYLAGQLPNQKEEAIASYARLGKVAMVGDGINDAPALAKADIGIAVGSATDVARETADVVLVRNNLGDVNKAIQLSKATMRNIHQNLFWAFFYNILGIPLATGILTLFSGPQLSPMFAAFAMSMSSVCVVLNALRLNRFK from the coding sequence GTGAAAGAAATACAGGTAGGTATCGGCGGCATGACATGTGCTTCCTGCTCCTCGGCTGTCGAGCGTACGCTCAACAAGCTGGAGGGAGTGGACAAGGCACAGGTCAACCTCGCCACAGAAACAGCTACGATTGCCTTTGATGAGTCCCATCTGGATTTGGATGTGATCAAGAAGGCGGTACAGAGAATCGGGTATTCGGTCGTAGAGACGGTCGACCAGAAGACCAAGGAAGAGGAGAAACGCCGTGACTTGGCAAACCTTGGCCATAGGCTCATCATCTCCTCCATCCTTACGGTGTTCCTTTTGGTGTTGGCGATGGGCCCGATGCTCGGGCTCACCCTCCCCCTTTCCCATCTGACGAATGCTCTGTTGCAATTGGTATTCGCCGCCGGTACCATGATTGCGGGCTCCGCGTTCTTCACCAAGGGCTTCAGCACCTTGGTCAAGCGCGAACCCAATATGGACAGTCTGGTCGCCATTGGAACGACTGCAAGCTTTCTGTACAGCTTCTGGGGAATATTTGAGATACTCAGGGGCAACCATATGGCAGCCCATGACCATCTGTACTTCGAAGGTGTGGGGACAATCCTCACGCTGGTGATGCTTGGTCGCTATCTTGAGCATCGCAGCAAGGGAAAGACCGGTGATGCCATCCGTAAGCTCATGGAGCTTGCCCCGGCCATCGCTACCGTCCTGCGTGACGGTCGGCAGGTGAGCATCGATGCAAGTCAGGTGCAGGTCGGAGACATTGTCATGGTCAAGCCCGGGGAAAAGCTGCCTGTCGATGGTGTTGTGCTCTCCGGCTTCTCTGCAATCGATGAGTCGCTGCTTACCGGCGAGAGTCTTCCGGTGGAAAAGAGCCTTGGCAGCGAGGTCTATGCTGCAACGCTCAATACCACCGGCGTACTGCAATACCGTGCGAGCAAGGTCGGCTCTGATACTGCGCTTGCAAACATCATTACGCTTGTACAGCAGGCTCAGGGTTCCAAGGCTCCCATTGCCAGGGTTGCCGACAAGATCTCAGGGGTGTTTGTGCCGATTGTCATGGGTATTTCGGTCCTTACCCTCTTGGCTTGGCTGATTGCAGGAACAAACATCGATATAGCCATTCTCAGGGCGGTGAGCGTATTGGTAATTGCCTGCCCGTGTTCCTTGGGCCTGGCCACACCGATCGCCATCATGGTGTCTTCGGGCAAGGGGGCAAGACTGGGCATCCTGTTCCGTCATGCTGCGGCGATCGAGCAGTTGAAGCAGGTGCAAACCGTCATGTTTGACAAGACGGGAACCCTGACCGAGGGCAAGCCTAAAGTCACCGATATTCTTGCAAAAGACCCGACAGCGGTTCTTGGCCTTGCCGCAAGCATTGAGCAGGCAAGTGAGCATCCACTGTCGCGTGCCGTAGTTGCAAAAGCGAAGGAAGAGAAGCTCCAACTGACTGATGTACAGGATTTTGAGGCGTTGGTCGGCAGGGGCATTCAGGGCAAGCTTGAAAATGAGGTAATACGCATCGGCAATATCGAGCTGATGGAGGACAATGCCATCACTATACGAGAAGAGGACAAACAAGCAATCGCCGACCTTTCAGACCAAGGCAAGACTCCTCTTCTAGTGGCACAAGGCCAAAGGCTTATCGGTATCATCGCTGTCGCCGATACGCTGCGCAAGGAGACTAAACAAGCGATTGCAGAACTCAAGGCACTCGGCTTGAAGACCATCATGCTCACCGGGGATAATGAGCGTACCGCCAAGGCGATTGCAAATGAAGCTGGTGTCGACTCCTACCTTGCGGGCCAGTTGCCTAATCAGAAGGAAGAGGCGATAGCTTCGTATGCCAGGCTGGGTAAGGTTGCAATGGTCGGAGATGGGATCAACGATGCCCCCGCGCTCGCAAAGGCCGATATCGGCATCGCTGTCGGCAGTGCAACCGATGTGGCCAGAGAGACGGCCGATGTCGTACTTGTGCGCAACAACCTGGGGGATGTGAATAAGGCGATTCAACTTTCAAAGGCGACGATGCGCAATATCCACCAGAACCTCTTCTGGGCGTTCTTCTACAATATTCTGGGCATTCCGCTGGCAACCGGCATCCTGACACTCTTCTCAGGCCCTCAGCTCAGTCCGATGTTTGCGGCATTCGCCATGTCGATGTCCAGTGTCTGTGTGGTGCTCAATGCATTGAGACTCAATAGGTTCAAGTAA